In Euphorbia lathyris chromosome 10, ddEupLath1.1, whole genome shotgun sequence, a single genomic region encodes these proteins:
- the LOC136208138 gene encoding heavy metal-associated isoprenylated plant protein 5-like has product MVMEDLQDYLMIKAMSAKSKLAFRKCSGLRDIDIVMEFETRPDQEQTEGEGDKNAAASAAGEPKPVSVYKMNMHCEGCCKKIRRAVKHLEGVESAKTYRQSNKLTVTGEIDPEKVKARLEKKMRKEVEIVSLEPKKDGHGGVEKKADEKAAEKKPEVKKPPTQITVVLKIRTHCDGCITKMKKIIRKIKGVESVTVDDRKDLVTVKGTMEVKDLVPYLSEKFRTSVEVIQPKTDEAKKEVGGGSGGRDEKKTDAKKVDGGGEKKRDDNKEGSKAGKKKSDGKKDQAGAGEKKNDDKKGDERGEEAKVKNKEAPAPAPVPVPDPATATAPSGHGDAMAEVINKMDNYPAYVPPHWMDGIFSQTYTVDPQHPQYGYGYNPINQGYQTPVYNYGYIQQRYGQQGYYIEPAYNHPFSDDNPHACSIM; this is encoded by the exons ATGGTGATGGAGGACCTCCAAGATTATCTTATGATTAAAGCTATGTCCGCAAAGAGCAAACTAGCTTTTCGAAAGTGTTCCGGACTACGCGACATAGACATAGTGATGGAGTTTGAAACTCGACCAGATCAA GAGCAGACAGAAGGCGAAGGAGATAAAAACGCTGCCGCCTCCGCCGCCGGCGAACCGAAGCCTGTTTCTGTTTACAAAATGAACATGCATTGTGAAGGCTGTTGTAAGAAAATTAGAAGAGCCGTGAAGCATTTAGAAG GTGTGGAGTCGGCGAAGACGTATCGTCAATCGAACAAATTGACGGTGACCGGGGAGATTGACCCTGAGAAAGTGAAAGCGAGGCTGGAAAAGAAAATGAGGAAGGAAGTAGAGATTGTATCTCTGGAGCCGAAGAAAGACGGCCACGGTGGTGTTGAGAAGAAAGCGGATGAGAAAGCCGCCGAGAAGAAACCGGAGGTGAAGAAACctc CAACGCAGATTACGGTGGTTTTGAAAATCAGAACTCATTGTGATGGTTGCATTACCAAAATGAAGAAGATCATCAGAAAAATTAAAG GAGTTGAGAGCGTCACAGTCGACGACAGAAAGGATCTGGTAACGGTGAAGGGGACAATGGAAGTTAAGGACCTCGTGCCTTACCTGTCGGAGAAGTTCCGGACGTCGGTTGAGGTCATTCAGCCGAAGACAGACGAGGCAAAGAAAGAAGTCGGCGGCGGCAGCGGAGGAAGAGACGAGAAAAAGACCGATGCTAAGAAAGTAGATGGAGGAGGCGAGAAAAAGAGGGATGACAATAAAGAAGGCTCCAAAGCCGGCAAGAAAAAGAGCGATGGTAAGAAAGATCAAGCCGGAGCTGGAGAGAAAAAGAATGATGATAAGAAAGGCGATGAAAGAGGAGAAGAAGCAAAGGTGAAGAACAAAGAAGCTCCAGCTCCAGCTCCAGTTCCAGTTCCAGATCCGGCGACAGCGACGGCACCTAGTGGTCACGGTGATGCTATGGCGGAGGTAATAAATAAGATGGACAATTATCCGGCATATGTTCCTCCTCATTGGATGGACGGGATATTTTCTCAGACTTACACTGTTGACCCACAACATCCGCAATACGGTTATGGATATAACCCGATAAATCAAGGTTACCAGACTCCGGTGTACAATTATGGATACATACAACAAAGGTATGGACAACAAGGGTATTATATTGAACCAGCGTACAATCATCCATTCAGCGACGACAATCCACATGCTTGTTCCATCATGTAA
- the LOC136209708 gene encoding F-box protein At5g03100-like yields the protein MAERSGASTVVSEGNEGEKHNSIDDTAERKSKRLKCDEKDDQDFISELPDCLIQHILSFLPSTKHAIRTSILSKRWLNQWTYLPALIFKSNGMSIENFSDFIDDALSFYNVWKINKFVINSRGSHTGELRHKLTRWIRFATRRDVKELILECENQDIEDLLEDYDLPLLLFKNAFLVKLKTYGFIFRPREGKVNWASLKALHIGYAYLPNQGIENVLYGSPVIEFLELCNCNGFEDLVIASKSLKTFRMIQSGDHTSAIEISCPNLEKLEMLGELRFKFLKFKALPSSVCVTLNFQNDIGLHNLGNDKLKWVKEFLLQFQHVEELKLGPWFLMFLSLAALRDESTLLLNNKCLTVISSVSEVTQPGLPMSQLRFSLLEKLVLQLDPEEHCDLVLMGSRSSTRMGKNYSVKFGVFDSLVSHLKTVEIVGLHYLWSNGGGEHKDTVRFIRFLFTNARMLEKIVLVEAPGRGMIFAHHLCKKLSCIPKDSPHVIVEVACLKRHGSDWDKVEC from the exons ATGGCGGAAAGGAGTGGAGCTTCCACTGTGGTAAGCGAGGGAAATGAAGGCGAAAAGCACAACTCAATTGATGATACTGctgaaagaaaaagcaaaagatTGAAGTGCGACGAAAAAGATGATCAAGATTTCATCAGTGAGTTACCCGATTGCCTCATCCAACACATTCTCTCATTTCTCCCTTCAACTAAACACGCAATTAGGACGAGCATTTTGTCGAAGAGGTGGCTAAATCAATGGACCTATCTTCCAGCTCTCATTTTCAAATCCAATGGTATGTCTATTGAAAACTTCTCCGATTTTATTGATGATGCCCTAAGTTTCTATAATGTCtggaaaatcaataaatttgtcaTCAATTCACGCGGTTCCCACACGGGTGAGCTGCGTCATAAATTGACTAGGTGGATCCGTTTCGCCACAAGAAGAGATGTGAAAGAGCTCATTTTGGAATGTGAAAATCAAGACATTGAAGATCTTCTTGAGGACTATGACTTGCCTCTACTCCTATTCAAGAATGCTTTCTTGGTTAAATTGAAGACATATGGTTTTATTTTTAGGCCAAGAGAGGGGAAAGTAAATTGGGCATCTCTAAAGGCTTTGCATATAGGTTATGCGTACTTACCTAATCAAGGGATTGAAAATGTTTTGTATGGTAGTCCTGTGATTGAATTTTTGGAATTATGCAACTGCAATGGGTTTGAAGATCTTGTCATTGCTTCTAAATCTTTAAAAACGTTTCGTATGATTCAATCTGGAGACCACACTAGTGCTATTGAAATCTCATGTCCTAATCTggagaaattggaaatgttggGGGAGTTGCGCTTTAAGTTTCTTAAGTTTAAGGCTTTGCCATCTTCAGTTTGTGTTACTTTGAATTTTCAGAATGATATAGGCTTGCATAATCTTGGCAATGATAAATTGAAATGGGTTAAGGAGTTCCTTTTGCAGtttcaacatgttgaggagctAAAACTTGGACCTTGGTTTTTGATG TTTCTGTCACTTGCTGCGTTGAGAGATGAATCAACTCTATTGTTAAACAACAAATGCTTGACTGTGATTAGTTCTGTTTCGGAAGTGACACAACCTGGACTCCCTATGTCGCAACTCAGATTTTCCTTACTTGAGAAATTAGTTCTACAGTTGGATCCAGAGGAACATTGTGATCTTGTTCTG ATGGGAAGCCGAAGCTCTACAAGGATGGGAAAGAACTACTCCGTAAAATTCGGTGTATTTGATAGTTTAGTATCACATCTAAAAACTGTTGAGATTGTTGGCCTCCATTATCTATGGAGTAATGGTGGTGGTGAACATAAGGATACGGTCAGATTTATTAGGTTTCTATTCACTAATGCTAGGATGTTGGAGAAAATAGTGTTAGTTGAAGCTCCTGGACGAGGGATGATTTTTGCGCATCACCTTTGCAAGAAATTGTCATGCATTCCGAAAGATTCCCCGCATGTTATTGTTGAAGTTGCATGTTTAAAGCGGCATGGTTCTGATTGGGATAAAGTTGAATGTTGA